A single genomic interval of Hevea brasiliensis isolate MT/VB/25A 57/8 chromosome 4, ASM3005281v1, whole genome shotgun sequence harbors:
- the LOC110636152 gene encoding uncharacterized protein LOC110636152, which yields MAFSCSKFVSRLSSRLQPSFASKFNKKSLSPLTSLCSPSQSQFSLSTRRLSCFSRLPLELSCVGSILPLHSAIASARLVSSLSSESDSWTLVPQGISMPL from the exons ATGGCGTTCTCATGTTCGAAGTTTGTCTCCAGGTTATCGTCTCGGTTACAGCCCTCTTTCGCTTCCAAATTCAACAAGAAGTCGCTTTCTCCACTCACGTCGCTCTGCTCGCCTTCTCAGTCTCAGTTCTCTCTTTCTACGAGACGCCTCTCATGCTTCTCCAG ATTACCACTGGAATTGAGTTGCGTGGGATCGATATTGCCATTGCACAGCGCGATAGCTTCAGCAAGATTAGTATCCAGCTTGTCCAGTGAGTCTGATAGCTGGACTTTAGTGCCTCAAG GTATCTCCATGCCTTTATGA